From Actinopolyspora lacussalsi, a single genomic window includes:
- a CDS encoding hypothetical protein (product_source=Hypo-rule applied) — MSRTIAVRYRAGLVGESQRQVHLCTLDDDDATEHGELPEHWATHCGLRIPDTVAETADRPAGMPCLPCLMLTASPREAATTIVPGLSHGSDAPDRPAE, encoded by the coding sequence ATGAGCAGAACGATAGCCGTCCGGTACCGGGCGGGGCTCGTTGGTGAATCGCAGCGACAGGTCCATCTCTGCACCCTCGACGACGATGACGCGACGGAGCACGGCGAGCTCCCGGAGCACTGGGCAACCCACTGTGGACTGCGCATCCCGGACACGGTGGCCGAGACGGCGGACCGACCGGCGGGCATGCCATGTCTGCCGTGCCTGATGCTCACCGCGTCACCGCGGGAAGCGGCAACGACTATCGTTCCCGGTCTGTCACACGGTTCCGACGCACCGGACCGACCGGCCGAGTGA
- a CDS encoding hypothetical protein (product_source=Hypo-rule applied) translates to MTSELKHHWQPAEKQRHAIAGPLPGGKQHDEGERLDTLCGKRVVAAASNELNWLWPTCDACMDVAKERVGATA, encoded by the coding sequence ATGACAAGTGAACTCAAACATCACTGGCAACCCGCCGAGAAACAACGGCACGCCATCGCCGGTCCGCTCCCCGGGGGTAAGCAGCACGACGAGGGGGAAAGGCTCGACACGTTGTGCGGAAAGCGGGTCGTGGCGGCTGCCTCGAACGAGCTCAACTGGCTGTGGCCCACCTGCGACGCGTGCATGGACGTGGCCAAGGAACGCGTCGGAGCGACCGCATGA